Below is a window of Sceloporus undulatus isolate JIND9_A2432 ecotype Alabama chromosome 9, SceUnd_v1.1, whole genome shotgun sequence DNA.
cgtagtccagcactcaagccactacaccacactggctctgatacCTCTCTCCAAAAAGagtacccgtattttccggcatataagatgactaggcgtataagacgacccccaacttttctagttaaaatatagtttgggatatGCTCACCATATAAGattacccctcttccaacgcacaccaaataaaaaatttaaaaacatcagatttgatttcaatctggtaattttaattcaaatgcttatgacatgcagatacttagcaggaaaacttgtctGCTTGGGTTGgttagctctccctgcctgcccagccctccctgtctccaagactatcatagtggtattgcaaacacggcttttttccccataccccgggcgtcccggacgcctgcagcttgccccacccttcagttacatatgcggcgactgcagattctccagtctggctcagataTTTCAGCACCTACCCTATATGATGACAGCCGGCGTGTAAGACGACCCCCAATGTTTGAGAAGactttcctgggttaaaaagtagtcttatacgccagaaaatacagtatacgAGAGGGAGGCAAGAGGGCAAAGTAAATGCCAGCCCTGGTCTCATGTGACAGTCCAAGCCCTCCAAAAGGCAGCTGCCTTCTCTTATTCTATTCTATCTCTCTCGTCTTTGTTTTTCACCTTTACCTCTGAAATAAGAATATTCAAATTCTTCAGCTTTCATTGGTATACTCATGGATACCAATTATGGTGACTATAAACTAAGTCTCCAGGTCTAAATGCAACACCTCCCAAATTAATAGATGCTAACAGTAAAGCAGCATGACATAGCTTTATCCATCATCAAGCCTTGCATGTAAGTTTTCCAAGAGGCATCACACTGAATGCTATTTAGAGGTTGGGAAGCTTACTTTTTCTGGAATACATCTACCAGAATCCCTCAGACAGTATGGTCTTTAGCCAGCTTTCCCAAGCTTTACTGCTATTATTGGGAGCCACAGTGCCtgactctctctctgtgtgtgtgtgtgtgtgtgtcttgctgGGTCAGGCCTTCTTAAATGCTATGGTGCATAATGGTGGGCATGGGAAGCTGCTCTTCAAAAAGCATCCTTTAAAAACGCCACAAAGCATTTCATAGAACTGACAACAGTTTAGCAGTTGGCCCACCTTCTGCCGACTGTCAGTAATAACAAAAAGCAATGCAATTACCTAGCATTCCCCcagggctgctttttaaaatgtataattcaTTTTCATTAAATTTCAATCATGTTGACATTCAATTGTGAGCTAGAACTGAAagtaattttagcagaaggaaaGACGGAAACTCACTGCAGCTCACTTACGTGGCCTGAAAGGCTGCTGTCGCCACCATGCAAACCACCATGATGTAGAAAATAGGGTAGCCCAGCTGCAAATTCCCCCGTAGAGAAACCACAATCATGCCTGCCACAGCCTTCACTGTGATAACCGTCATGGAAcctgaaaatatttgaaacaacAACCTTCTTCTTGCCAGAGAATAAGAAAAGGGCAGTCCCTGCATCCAAGGTAGGCACTACACAACTCACACCAATAGGAACTACATTTAAATTcagtaatatccaaaatccacacaacagCAATGCCTTTACTGGCCAACTAATTGAAGGCATCACTGTTGTGTGTGGATTTTGGTTCATTTTGGCCCTGGAGCCAAATTCAGTtcacttgaagtccaaaacacattgcagcaataatccactttgagaccacttttaccctggctcaatgctagagaattttaggaattgtagtttatagtgacaccagagctctgacagcagtggctaaatatctcacaaaactacaaattccaggattccctagcactgagcggtctcaaactggattatttcttcagtaggTTTTGGACTTGAGGTTCCAATCCAGAACTGAAATCTTTCCCCAGATGGATAGTCCTCCTTCTTTTTGACACTACCATTTAGTGGTTCCCTAAAcatttaatgcttttaatgtattattatccCATTCAGAAAGGCTGAAATATCTCTCCCCCAAAATTTCAGAGCTTTAAGATCAAATATGATGGTATTTTTGACCTCACTCTTTTGCTGAATTAAGCTGAAAGAGGttctaaaaaaaattccagaatccatttgctgaatttttcgttttaaaaaaaaggctgggggggggggatgcaggcTTTACCTTGTACCCCCAGattttcctagtctttttcttcaGAAGCCTTCACATCTCTTCTATAGCCTATAGCCCTGACTGTCTCTGCTGCAATCATCTTGTCCTATTGTCATTTTGGTGGGATCCTTTAGTTTTGATCCTGTGCCACCAACATTTCAGGACTGAGCCCAGCAGTAAACATGGCAACAAACTATACTTAGCAATGAACAAAGCTGTGTGCACTCCCCTTGTGCATTTTATACCCATAACACAGACTTGTCATCCTAATAAATGAACAAGCTGGGAAGGGGAGGTAACATACTTAATGTATGAAGCACATTGTTTACATGCAGAAAGCCAGTGGTTCAATTCTGAGCATCTCCAGATAGCTAAACAAAGAAGAGTCACCACCAGTCAAGGCAGATATTTAagttgttccttccttcctacctttcctCTTTGTAAATTTGCAGTCTCTAAATGGCGCTTTTTTCTTAGATACCAAATATACTCAAAGCACACAACTGTGTTTCATCTAGACTGGGCTTGCTTTTTAAACTAAAAACACAAATATCCACtctcatacacacagacataaagattcaaaaataaagcaattaaacaaaACTTATTGTGTCACAATGAAGTGCACATATCAAACTTACCCAGGAGTGCTACCAGCAGCAAAATCACAACTATATAATTAGCTTTCTTCTCTTTGTAGAAATACAGTAGTAGACAGAAAAGGATGATCTccaccagctttttttttttggggggggggggagaggaacaaatgttatacatttatttttgtatCTAAACCTACCCACCTACTAatatcacacacactcacacacacaaaataataattgGTTTTAAACCAACATTTAGCAGAATGGAGATGGCTCCATTTGGGACATTAAAACGAATGGGCTAATTTGGCTTAGCGCTTCAGCAACTggactttttaaaattccaattttTATTCTATCTGGCTCAAGATGAGCTACAATATTTACATGTGGCTAGGTACAGAACAGCAAGATTAAAATTCCCTCCTGGGGAATTTACTGCTTCTCCAGAGCTATTCTCTCCTGTTCCCAATGCTAAAGATGTTGAGCAGCCCTGACATATCAGAGTTAAGGCCTATCTAGTTGGCATGTGCTTCCAGAAAGCTCACTAGCATATCATGAAGGAGCTCTCATCTCACATCTGGCAGTGAGAAGACCAGTTCCTCTCCATCTCCAGCACCCAAGATCGAGGTGCACCTATTccatcctctcctcctctgttGCAGGGAATCTCCATTCCTCCCTCAGCCCACATCTCCAACTTTCTGTGGGCCAGCTCAAGTGCCCCAAGTAGTCAACAGTACTTCAGGGGGACTCATTAAATAGCTATCACAATTAATCAGGTTGTATCCCCAGCAATGTTATAACGGATCCTGGAGTGCCTCACTCAGCTTGATATTGGCTCCACAGAAAGGTCAGAGGGAGCCCAGTTACTTACTACAGGGTACAGTTTTCGTAGCTGTAACATggagaatcctggggtttgcagagGCTCAGCAGTGAATATTGTAGTGGTGCAagttgcctgttacagactgccaaaataaagctgcttcgggtctctttggaggtatgctatttaaatgatgcatgggtcctaagagtccggaggtcgcaccaaaaccacattccattcttaagcactggagtgcagctttggtgcagcttcctgattcttaggatgcatgcatcatttaaacagcatacctccaaagagacccgaagcagctttattttggcagtctgtaacaggccattgccTGCCATTTTCTGTGATACACAATTGCAGGAAATTGAAGGAAATCACTCTATGAACTGATGGCACATTCCAAAATGCACTCAGGGCAATAATGAAGTACAGCTCATGTAAACCAAGGGACACCTCCAAGAGGTATTCCAGAACCGCAGGCAACAGTTTCCATGGCACATTTTATGTGGAATGGGATGTTGAGCTAAAATTATAAAGTCATTCCCATGAGAGAAGGCCATTTTTGCTTATGTCCCTCCTCCAGGTATCTTTAAACAATTTCATCTGTTTAAAGTCAGTTTTCTTCACCACTCCCTTCAAACAGATTTATCCATGCAAGCAGCTAAAAATGTGGGTGTGGGTAGAACACTTCAGTCAgactttgttttgtttccttaccatATACAAAAGAAACGGCCAGCTGACTAAATGCTTAGTGATGTTCTCTCCCGTCATGGTCTCATGACTGTTAGGCCCAAAGGTTATCAGCAGGTACGTCCCAACAATGGCCAAGCCACAGCCTACAAAGGACAAAACATAGCGCCCTTTGACAGGAGGAGGACAGGAGAAGTTCAGTTAGTAGGTTAGTTGAGAGGCTTACAGCAGCCTTTTCTCCCtatcgcacacacacacaagcacacaacaTACAGGAGGGCAACAGCAAAGTTATAGGTAATTATTTTGCAAACACTGCGCCTTTTCCTATTCAGTTCCATCAGAGATGAAGATCTCATCAGCACTGTTGTGCATGTTTATCTGCCATGCAACTCCCAACAGAGCCCACTTCTCGACAGAACCATTTGTTTCTCAGTATCTCGCTCTCAGGGGTGGTGATATGGGACATATGTGTGCAGTGGATGGCTAGGGTCTCCTACTACTATTCATTACTGCCACCACTTCCAACTTGATCAAGAGGGTCTTCAgtacctctctgaacaaattctgagAGTTTCAAATTCCTTGCATATCAGTCTTCTGAGTGCTTTCACATCACAGAATTCTGGTCAACAATAACAAGGATAATTATATGTAACGTAAATAGgtttttagaaaaacaaatttGACTGAGAGCTACTCTAGGACAAACCATTTTAGGAAGCAATAAATATAATCTGGGGAAAGATAAAAATGGTTGCAAAACTTTCAGAATACAAGTACACCTCAGTTATCAAAGCAGATATATTCCTGGGCATtacatctttaacagaaaatttggggCCAGAGccagaaaaaacatggaaaaaatagaTAGGTTTCTGCACCAGAAAAAAGACTAGCAgttgaacatgtttcagcaaaccttttattcaaagcTAACAGTACGTAgctgtgaaatgaaataaccagttcataagtaaaacaaaaatatgtgAACTTTCTAAAAAACACttaaaagcttcttccaaaatgcattcgggggggggggcattttcttTCACCATCACTCTTCTTGGAATTCCATTTGCGGCCAAACATATATTGTTatgctttaaaaaacatactGCAAGTAGCTGGTGTGGCAGACTTACTACACTGTTGCTttgtctcttttttgttgttcacaAATGCCCAGGAAGGGATTCTGGAGTCAGCTGCTATTTACATTGCCCTGCCTCACAAAGCTATAACAACTTTTCTTAACTGAAGCTTTACCTGCATTCTTTATGAATGTAGGAGTTGAAATCCAGCAAACCCTAGAGGGCCACAGAATGCTCTGTCTTATTCTAAAGGATACTAAAATCTACAGCAGTCTCTAGGTACCATGTAAGAAATATAGTGGCAGCATAGTCTTTGGGCTTCTGATCGTTTTCCTTTCCTGTGGAAAACAGCTGTGAAGAGGTCTGTCAGGGCTAAAAGGTTTCTTGTAGAAACAAAATGGGACAATATGTGGTCGTCAGGTGGCTGGATTTAACCTACAGGTTGCCAGCTGcctaccatttatttatttcttaccaaatttacatcccacctttctccacaaagcaggtacagtggtacctcgggttacgaaattaattcgttccgccattcccttcgtaacgcgaaaatttcgtaacccgaaatagctttccgttagcgctggaagcctatagcatttgaatttcgcgccaaaatgaatttcgtaacccgaaaaatatttcgtaacccgaaacagtttttgccaatccaactttttcgtatcccggaaatttcgtaacccgcgcatttcgtatcccgaggtaccactgtataaggtgGCTTACCAACAACCAATGggcaaaccatttttaaaagaaaaaggccaTAAAGGGAAAGgtaattaaaatacaaagcagACAGAAGCAACAAACACAACAGCCAACTGAAACAACATTCGGTTTCTCCCTGCATGGGAAACACGTGCTATAATCCAGGCACTGCATAATTTTTAAATCTGGCCTAGCGACCAGCCCCTTCCTAGTTACTCAGGACAGAAGCCTTCAGGTAAGTCTGTCCTTTATTTTTGCAAGCTGGCAATGTGCTGTAAAACTAACATTATATGCAGACAGGTGGGTTAGTGTGGTTCATGAGCTTAGTCTCTGCATCAACAAGATAATTAAATGGAGGTCTGATCTCACAAAGCTGGTTCTAACAGACTAGCCAAGAAACAGGGATAAAAAGCAATTTGTAAAAACAGTGGGAACTTGAACACGCAGTGCCAGGAACTGATTCTTGGACATGTACAATACGTGCAGGATGCAGCAAAGACACAAAGGAGAGAGTGGGAACTACATTCAGTACTAAAGctaaaaaggatattttaaaagatgctttAAAGACTTACTCAAAAAGTCTTTGGGCTTCCATTTTTCCTTAATGAATATTACTCCAATGATTGCACTTGCTGAGGAAGAAGATGACAATAAATGAAGAGTGTTACTAAAACTACTTGCTTACATTTCTTAAGACTATTCAGTTTgtgattttttatatttattttatagttcATCACCCAGAGAACTCTTGCTGGGGGGTGACCAAGAAATTAAACAAGCAATTGCAATTTTGGATGCAAACCCTTGCAAGGCGGCTTGCGAAACAGTCAGTAAAGTTCAATATAATCAAACTGTACTTAAAACTATGCACTTACAACACCGGTTCCCCCCAAATTATGCCTAGGTCCCGCTACTGAGTAAAACTATTATTGCTTtctcattatttctttaacaaaatCTTACGGAATGAACTTCAGTGTTTGAGCCAGTCGTCTCCTTCACAAAACTCCATCTTTCCCCTCACATACGGtacttttcccttccaaaaagtGTGGCCAAAAGACATCCAACATTCTATGAACACTGAGCATGGGAAGACCTCATTGGGCGGTTTGGGTTGGAGGGATTCTATGTTATTCTTAtagttttttttctaatttcattTTATACTTTTTCAAACCTTGGACTTGACTGAATCATCCCCCTGCTTTTCAGCTGCTGCCTCACTCTGGCCACACACCATCAACATTTGAATTTGCAAATACAGGATGTGATATGTTCCCAATAATCCAGTGCACGCTAGAGCAGAGGTGGTCCTTTGGGAAGTTCAGTGCAGCCCATGGGCCTTCCTAAATCCCCCTGCCAAAGCTAACCATCCTTGATTTGGGCAGCTCTGGTATGTCATCTCAAGATGTTCAGCCTTTCAGTGCTGGTACACTTTTTctaaatttctgttttaaaaaatcatgttaaGTCTCCTATATTCAACCTCCCTTCTTTTATAAGATTCTTCAAGTAAAATAGCCTAATGCAGTGGGACTTACCTATAACCGACACAGCACCCAGGGGAACAATCAGGGAAAGGGGCGCAAAGGCATAGGCAGAAAAGACCCCCAGCTCCCCCAGGAACAGCAAGAAGAGGCCGCACCACCAGGTCTTGGTTCTGAAGTATGTACGGTGCTCTTTACAACCCACTAGCTGGATATGGCTGTACTTCTGAGGAAACGAAAATTCAACAGGAGGTCATCTTGACATTTGCTGAAATCGGGTTTGGAATCAAGTTCCatagattttttgttttgttctcctcACCTGGAGGTTGAGTGCAATGCTGATCACAAGATGCCCAAAAATAGCCAGCAACGCACCGATCAGGTTTTCCTGCAAGAAAAGGAAATGCATGGATAAAGCTTTCCACCCAGATGTACTTGTGGCAAACACACTTGCTGTGTGAAATAATTAACAATAAATTATATTGTCAGTGCATTAACACAGCATTGTGCTAAAAGGGCAACAAGTTCAACAAGCAACCATGGCAAAGGATGTACACATATGTACATCATTGCAATCCCCTTTCACATAAATATTTTGCTCTATTACTACCTCTCAGCAAGTTGCAGCAGGAGGAAAAATACATCTTTCAATTAGTGCCAGGATTCTGACAGAAATGAGGTTTCCCTGGACAATTTGTGATGCATTTCACCCATTATGTTATTCATTCATTATATGAAACAATGCCATTTAACGAGCTAACCTTAGACTTTGAgctattgcattctgggagtcACTGCTGGGAGTCTGAATCCTAATTCTAATGGCACgcgaattttaatttttctatataGTCATGGAGGTTTTGGAGAATAGAGAAGCTGACCTGAAAACACTGTTGGAGGGGggctctttaattttttttcttttccctttttccttaaggggcttgtggggactttccccagaggaagtgagtcagagacttgcctctggaaggagctagtagccaggagttCTACataactatggcgcgttacagacgggcctaagaggcgccgtccttgcgccgcgattacgcgcgaggggcggcgcttccggacgcaccttgcccctcgcacgtaaccaATATGTCAAGAtagcagcgccctatacagatgggagccaccatcttgacgtagcggacgctctgcgtccacacgttcCAACCCaaaagagacgtcgcgagtgcgcgctttggcacttgcgacgtctcttccgggttgccggaaggagcacgattttcacgctccttttttgcagcgtggaggagtcgcgcggtttggctgctgcggctcctccacactgcaaccggcagcggcctgagaccgccccttttgggcggtctgtaatagGCCTCTAAGCCCAGTGACTTGAACTCAGTGACAGAGATTAGGGACAAAGGCCAAATTTAGCAGGGAAaacccacagtcttgtttcagtgtctccttaagacttctcagtatggacactgaaggccctgttgtagtcacctgcaacacttgtgggatgtttgtcttcttgcctagggatatggggaacttcacctgcactaagtgcaagttggtagccctcttagaagagaaagtgcagcagctggaggcccaggtcgctacacttcagcatcatagggagcaagaggttttcctgaccagaatggaccagatggtcctggacaggaagcacacagagaaagttgctggggaggaggaggtcacttcgcACAAAATAGAAGTCgatagttggaggaaggtcacacacagaagtagggaaaccaaggaacattctgtaagcttgcagctacagaatcaatttcaatctctctctactatcaaggataatgaggaacagcagcagggacagacctcagggacagagcaggggatgcagagagctccaccaaaggtaacagtcgctgctaagcctcggaggaggcgtgtggtggtcgtTGGGGACtttttgctgagaggcactgaaccagtggtttgtgggcctgacaagatgtctcaggaggtgtgctgtctccctggggcaaagatccgtgatgtgacagagaggctgacaagacttgtcaagcctactgactatTATCCCTTTCTGTTGGTTCATGTGGGAatcaatgatactgcaaggcacagccttcagaatatcataagggattatgaagcTTTGAGTAGGAAATTGAAAGAGATAGATGCtgaggttgtcatctcatctcttctcccagttgaagggcatggtccaggaagggagaagaaaatagcggatgtaaataactggctacatagatggtgccgccaagaatggtttggattcttggaccatgggctgcggttccatgaggagggacttctggcaagggatgggttgcatttcacgccagttggcaaaaacatttttgccaatagtctgaGTTATGTGGAGGagagagacagtattctggaaggcaaaggggctggagaaaatagtcaaactgacacagaagGAACAAGGTAAACAGtgggacccaaaagtgggaggcaaaagaacttgcacaggcagcaagtaaagggaacacatggtcttagatgtctctacactaatgcacagagcatgggaaataagcaagatgaacttgaattcctagcacaacaaagcaaatatgttaaaataggcatcactgaaacctggtgagatTAGCCTCacaattggaatgtagaaatagaggggtataaccttttcaagagaaacaggtgaaacaaggaggaggaatagcactatatgtcagggacatttacaccagtgaagaaatccaggacatcaatcctggaagccaggtggagagcatctggataaaaattaaagggcaggaaaacaacaaagatgttattgtgggagtctattaCAGACCCCCCAAGTCAGACTCAGGAATTGGATGatttctttctagaacagatgactacacactcagaaaagagaaatgtagtagtgatgggtgacttcaactatcctgatatttgctggaagtcaaactcagccaaatcctcaaggtctagcaaattcctcacttgccttggagacaacttcattgtccaaaaggtggaagaggcaacaaggggatcagctattttgaatCTGATCCTTGTCAGAATCCTCCTTCATGCAGTGATTCAGTGAGGATTCTGCCATGAGGATTGTATAAGTAGTGAGATAATTAGGGATAGCTTCTAGACATGAGGGAGGTTGCAGAAGGGAAGGCCAGTGGGTAAGCTTtaggggcgaact
It encodes the following:
- the NIPAL3 gene encoding NIPA-like protein 3 isoform X3 yields the protein MERANGASLQLQPLATEPVPLQAHEDAFSYKENLIGALLAIFGHLVISIALNLQKYSHIQLVGCKEHRTYFRTKTWWCGLFLLFLGELGVFSAYAFAPLSLIVPLGAVSVIASAIIGVIFIKEKWKPKDFLRRYVLSFVGCGLAIVGTYLLITFGPNSHETMTGENITKHLVSWPFLLYMLVEIILFCLLLYFYKEKKANYIVVILLLVALLGSMTVITVKAVAGMIVVSLRGNLQLGYPIFYIMVVCMVATAAFQAT
- the NIPAL3 gene encoding NIPA-like protein 3 isoform X1; this translates as MERANGASLQLQPLATEPVPLQAHEDAFSYKENLIGALLAIFGHLVISIALNLQKYSHIQLVGCKEHRTYFRTKTWWCGLFLLFLGELGVFSAYAFAPLSLIVPLGAVSVIASAIIGVIFIKEKWKPKDFLRRYVLSFVGCGLAIVGTYLLITFGPNSHETMTGENITKHLVSWPFLLYMLVEIILFCLLLYFYKEKKANYIVVILLLVALLGSMTVITVKAVAGMIVVSLRGNLQLGYPIFYIMVVCMVATAAFQATFLTQASQLYDASQIASVGYILSTAIAIIAGATFYLDFIGEDILHICMFALGCLIAFLGVFLITRNKRKSIFFEPYISMDAMPGMQNLHDNGTAVQPDLKTSFSYGALESNDTISEIYAPATLTIVQEEHGSKGAPVPLYKVMEHSKRE
- the NIPAL3 gene encoding NIPA-like protein 3 isoform X2, whose protein sequence is MERANGASLQLQPLATEPVPLQAHEDAFSYKENLIGALLAIFGHLVISIALNLQKYSHIQLVGCKEHRTYFRTKTWWCGLFLLFLGELGVFSAYAFAPLSLIVPLGAVSVIASAIIGVIFIKEKWKPKDFLSCGLAIVGTYLLITFGPNSHETMTGENITKHLVSWPFLLYMLVEIILFCLLLYFYKEKKANYIVVILLLVALLGSMTVITVKAVAGMIVVSLRGNLQLGYPIFYIMVVCMVATAAFQATFLTQASQLYDASQIASVGYILSTAIAIIAGATFYLDFIGEDILHICMFALGCLIAFLGVFLITRNKRKSIFFEPYISMDAMPGMQNLHDNGTAVQPDLKTSFSYGALESNDTISEIYAPATLTIVQEEHGSKGAPVPLYKVMEHSKRE